A single genomic interval of Lysobacter avium harbors:
- the ribH gene encoding 6,7-dimethyl-8-ribityllumazine synthase produces MSHIEGDLRSPDGARFAIIASRWNPRITDSLVEAARAAFAEHGVTEDAVDVVRVPGAWEIPVTARQLATAGKHAAIVALGCVVRGDTRHYEQVADGCSDGLMRVALDTGVPVCNGVLAVERHEDAQARAGGNHGNKGEEVAMAALEMSNLMERLA; encoded by the coding sequence ATGTCCCATATCGAAGGCGACCTGCGCAGCCCCGACGGCGCGCGTTTCGCGATCATCGCCAGCCGCTGGAATCCCCGCATCACCGACAGCCTGGTCGAGGCGGCGCGCGCGGCGTTTGCCGAGCACGGCGTCACCGAGGACGCCGTCGACGTGGTGCGGGTGCCCGGCGCATGGGAGATCCCGGTCACTGCGCGGCAGCTCGCCACCGCCGGCAAACATGCGGCGATCGTGGCCTTGGGCTGCGTGGTGCGCGGCGACACACGCCACTACGAGCAGGTCGCCGATGGCTGCTCGGATGGCCTGATGCGCGTCGCGCTGGATACCGGGGTGCCGGTCTGCAACGGCGTGCTGGCGGTCGAACGGCATGAGGATGCGCAGGCACGCGCCGGCGGCAACCATGGCAACAAGGGCGAGGAAGTGGCGATGGCAGCGCTGGAAATGAGCAACCTGATGGAGCGCCTGGCATGA